In Phycisphaerae bacterium, the sequence GCCATGCGCGGGCGTGTCCAGGAGGCGGAGAGTCTCCTGAACACCATCCTTCGCGAGCACCCGGACCACAAGGACGCCGCGGCGATATTGTCGAGTCTCTACTTTCAGACGCGGCGGGTCGACCAGGCCAAACAGGTGCTCCAGACCGCCTTGGAGAAGTACCCTGATGACCGCCTGCTGCAGCGTCGAATGGAATTGTTGAGCATCGAAGACGATGAGGCGCGGGCTTCGCGGGCCGCTGAGATGGACCGCGAAGACAGGGAGGCCCGGCTCATGGAGGAGATGAAGCTGGTCGAGGGAGAGAGCGACCCCTACGTCCGCGCGGTCAAGCTTTTCGACCAGTACCTGCGGCAGAACAACATGGAAGAGGCCAAGAAGCACCTGGCCCAGGCCAGCGAGATCGATCCCAAGCGGGCCAACGCGGTGTGTTTCCGTTTCGCGGTGGCCACCAAGGACTGGGCGGGCGCGCAGAAATGCGTGGATCTGGCGAAGGTCGAGAACCTCGACACGGTCGGCGGCGCCTACTATGAGGGGCAGTTGGCCAATGCCCGGGGATGGGAGTTGCTGGTCGAGCAGAAGAACGATGAGGCGAAAACGAAGTTCTCCGAGGCCGCCCGTTCGCTGGAACTGGCGGTGGCCGAGCTTCCTCAAGAGGCGGTGATTCGCGCCATGCTCGGCGAGGCGTATTTCGTGCTGGAGCGTGCGGCCGACGCGCGGGAGCAGATCGGCAAGGCGCTGGAGCTGAGTCCGACCAACCCGTACGCCCTGCGCGCCCAGTCGCTGCTGCAGTGGGACGCGATCGCCCGCAATCCGGCCACGGTCAACCCGCAGTTGGTCCAGGCTTTCGCCGGGACGGTTCAGCGGGGCTGGAGCCAGCTTCGGTGGGACCCGTGGCTGCAACAGAAGGCCCAGTGGCTGACCGATCAGGCGAAGGTCCAGCAGGCGATGCAGGACGATGCCCGTCTCGACGCCCAGACCGTGTTGACACGGCGTATCGAGAGGCGGCAGGAGAAACCGGACGATCTGCAGAATCTAATCCGTCTGGCGTGGATCTACGAGAACCGCGAGGAGGTCCGCGACCTGGACAAGGCCGAGGAGTGCTATCAAGGCGCCCTGAGTCAGGCACAGGCGACCAGTCTGACCGATGCCTATCTGCAGTTCGCCTCCCGCCACGATCGCGTGGCGAACGTGGAGAGCTATCTCCGGCAGCAGGCACAGAAGCTGGCGGAATCCGGGAACGCGGATGGGTATTCGCTGGTCGGGTACTTCTACGAGGCAACGCAGAAGCCGGACCAGGCGGAGGAGGCGTTCTCAAAGACGGTCGAGGTGGAGGACGCCCTGAAGACCCGCCTGAACCTGGCGGTGTTCCATGCCCGGCACAAGCAGCTTGCCAAGGCGGTTGAGTGGGCATTCAAGGCTGTCCAGTCCGATGCTCCGGAAACCGAGAAGTCCAACGCGAGGGTCCTTTTGATTGAAGTGCTGATGGAGAACCGGGAGTGGGAAGAAGCCGGGAAGCAGGCCGATCAGTTCGCCTCGCTCCACCCGGAGGATCCCCGAGGCGGCTTGCTCCAGGCGCGGCTGGCGATCAATCAGGGTCGGATGACCGAGGCGGTCGCCACCCTCTCGCAGATTCTGGAAAAGACACCCGGAAACACTCAGGCGCTTCAGGAACGGGCCAATGCGTACATTTACATGTGGAAGCTCGACGAGGCGATGGCTGATCTGGAGAAGCATGCCTCGATCAATCCGGCCGGTTTCGGCCTGGACGGCCGGGTCAGCCTGATCAAGCTGTACTGCGAGTTGGACCGCACGGCGGATGCGGTGCAGGAAGCTCGCAAGATCATCGAGACGCCCGGCCTGGCGGAACAGCCGGCCCTGCTGGAGGCGATTCGAGACTCTCTGCTGCCGGCGCTTGCTTCGGCCATGGATCCGCAGCCGTACGAGGAACTCCTGGTCTGGGCGGGCAGTCTGCACGGTTCCTATTGGGGCTGGCCTTACGAGCAGGGCCTGCTTCACATGCGGGAGGAGCGGTTCGGACGGGCGGCGGAAGTGCTCCAGCAGGCGTGGACAAAGGCGGCTCAGAGCAAGTCACCCATGGCGGCCACCATCCTGAACACGTATCTGGAGGCCCTGCTGCAAGCCGGTCAGCCCGAGCAGACCGTCAGCGTTGCCCGCGAGGTGTTGACCCAAGGTCAGACGGCGGATCCGCAGGTTCTGGCATGGATGTCGGCCGCCCTGTTCAAGCTGAACCAGGAGGAAGCCGGCACCCAGGCCCTCGTGGAGGCGCTGCGTCTTTTGCAGAGCACTCCTCCGGCGGTATGGCACATCACTCGAAACTGCCTGCTGAAGGTTATGGATGCGCCAACGGCGATCACCCGAATCGAGTCACTGCTCGGTCAGTCGGACGATGCCGTTTCAGGAGTCAAACTCGCCCTCGCCACCGCCTGTTTCGCGGCCAAACAGCCGGAGAAGGCCTATCGTCTGTGTCAGGAAGTGGTTGCCCAGGAACAGGATGCGCAACGGCAGCTTCTGGTCTGGTACATTGCCGGTCAGGAGTTGACCGACAACAAGGCCTACAGCGAAGCGCTTGAGGCGCTGAACAAGGCCAGGGAGCTGGACCCGGACTCGACGGCGGCCCTGAACAATATTGCTTATATTTACGTAGAATTTGTTGATCGGGGCGATGAGGGAGTGCAGTTGATTGAGCAAGCATATCGAGGCGCCCCGAATAATGCCGATCTACTGGATACCTATGGCCGAATCCTCGAACGGATCGGTCAGAAGGAAAAGGCCATGGTGTACCTGGCCAAGAGCATATGGATCAAGGCCTCGGCGGCGAGCCGTTTCCACCTGGGACAGATCCTGCTGGAACAGGGCCGGCGTCACGAGGCCCAGGTTCAGTTCCGCCAGGCGTTGGCCATGGTGGGCGAGGACAAGGTTCTCGAGGGGCGTATTCGGGACGCCCTCAAGAGCATTTGACATGGTAACCTGATCGGCACCGGCATTCCGGGCCCCAACGTTATCGGGCAACCGGGACGGACGGGGCATAGGGATGCCGGCCGGCGGGAAGACTGAAGAACGAGGGAGAGCGATGTCGCAGATAACCACAGTTCCGGGAACGCCGATGCCGCCGATGGTCCAGGTCCCGCTCTCACCGGGCATGCGGCCCTCGGGACCACCGATGCCTCAACAGGCATTCACGCCGCAGGACATCATCCGGATGCTCAAGAAGCGCATCTGGCTGATCGTCATCGTTGCCATCCTCGTTTTCGTCGGTTCGGGCGTCGGGACGTATTTCTGGGCCAA encodes:
- a CDS encoding tetratricopeptide repeat protein — translated: MATVRRLNKRMVAFLTVGTIMMLTLIMGLLLKYAAAERNPDLYAQRADELMASGDYLEAASKYGRAFKYSDNDPKWLLKVSDAYYQAGEVARARAALGQSVITDPTFIEGQKRLVKMSYEMFGRSSNVAMMSSLQDEADKLLAMLPADSESDPELRETRALAEFCRGLGLYARRGENTEFRSKAEEAIKLAVSLDPKPDYVEALAAMVSDEAEENVKFASAPNILPDEYTQQVARMREHFAAGEKVFADHIEALAADSAMHRLLGMYHSRTCARLETTLAMFCQTRIQQGQNVQVISEQELARLDQQSNLTDEQKRAARQTLQTNLRGTQQSLPRWKRHLEDHQTAADKHQAAAQDNLKKALTLAQSETDKREALLALAQFKIQDDANEEAYRLVQDCIDLDPNQYAPYLLAAAILRQQATAGEAESAGAKLDLAVEMLDRRLNQMPPQLTGPDGWRNRMLRTQLMMTMTDLLFARQAEGDAAMLDRYIDEIQLQTGTEDYRIHQLKGRKALLDQNVLEAIKCFEEADRLANENAGWIKLILAQLHLQRNQTGAAKTAVDQALQMNPSSEDALTLAATVYLRLDDPVRVLSLAEQLLSLPKLSRDQRQKGLAFKLEALARLDRLDEADAVAEAMVEAGADLDWQVQKAQILAMRGRVQEAESLLNTILREHPDHKDAAAILSSLYFQTRRVDQAKQVLQTALEKYPDDRLLQRRMELLSIEDDEARASRAAEMDREDREARLMEEMKLVEGESDPYVRAVKLFDQYLRQNNMEEAKKHLAQASEIDPKRANAVCFRFAVATKDWAGAQKCVDLAKVENLDTVGGAYYEGQLANARGWELLVEQKNDEAKTKFSEAARSLELAVAELPQEAVIRAMLGEAYFVLERAADAREQIGKALELSPTNPYALRAQSLLQWDAIARNPATVNPQLVQAFAGTVQRGWSQLRWDPWLQQKAQWLTDQAKVQQAMQDDARLDAQTVLTRRIERRQEKPDDLQNLIRLAWIYENREEVRDLDKAEECYQGALSQAQATSLTDAYLQFASRHDRVANVESYLRQQAQKLAESGNADGYSLVGYFYEATQKPDQAEEAFSKTVEVEDALKTRLNLAVFHARHKQLAKAVEWAFKAVQSDAPETEKSNARVLLIEVLMENREWEEAGKQADQFASLHPEDPRGGLLQARLAINQGRMTEAVATLSQILEKTPGNTQALQERANAYIYMWKLDEAMADLEKHASINPAGFGLDGRVSLIKLYCELDRTADAVQEARKIIETPGLAEQPALLEAIRDSLLPALASAMDPQPYEELLVWAGSLHGSYWGWPYEQGLLHMREERFGRAAEVLQQAWTKAAQSKSPMAATILNTYLEALLQAGQPEQTVSVAREVLTQGQTADPQVLAWMSAALFKLNQEEAGTQALVEALRLLQSTPPAVWHITRNCLLKVMDAPTAITRIESLLGQSDDAVSGVKLALATACFAAKQPEKAYRLCQEVVAQEQDAQRQLLVWYIAGQELTDNKAYSEALEALNKARELDPDSTAALNNIAYIYVEFVDRGDEGVQLIEQAYRGAPNNADLLDTYGRILERIGQKEKAMVYLAKSIWIKASAASRFHLGQILLEQGRRHEAQVQFRQALAMVGEDKVLEGRIRDALKSI